The sequence CAACCTTGACGCCTTCGGCCAGGTTGGCCTCGGGCCGCAGCCGGGCAAACGGGCCGACGGAGGCGTTGCGACCGATATGGGCGCCTTCGATATGGCTGAAGGCGTGGATGACAGCGCCTTCCTCGATCACCACACCGGGGCCGAACACCACGTTGGGCTCGATGGTCACGTCGCGGCCGATCTCGGTATCATAAGAAAACCAGACACTGCCCGGATCCTTGAGGGTGACGCCGGCCTGCATGAAGTCGGAACGGCGCAGTTGCTGAAACTGCGCCTCGGCGGCTGCAAGCCTGGTGCGATCATCCACGCCCATGACTTCGCCGGCATCGGCCTCGATGAACTCGACGCGGCGGCCGTCGCTGTTGGCCAGTTCGACGGCGTCGGTCAGGTAATATTCGCCCTTGGCGTTCTTGTTGCCGATCCGGTCGATGATGCTGCGCAGGGTCTCGGCGCGGAAGCCGATAATGCCAGAATTGGCGAGGCCGATCTTGCGTTCTTCCTCGGTGGCGTCGCGATGCTCGCGAATGGCCAGCAGCCGGCCGTCCTGGGTCAACAGCCTGCCGAGATTGGTTGGATCGGCGGGCCGATAGCCTACGACGACGATATCGGCGCCATCATTGAGCCGGCTGGCAATGGCGGCCACTGTGTCGCTGGAAACGAGCGGATTGTCGGCGTAAAGCACCACGACATTGCCCTGCGCACCGTCGAAGGCCTCGCGCGCCTGGCGCACGGCGTGGCCGGTCCCGAGCCGCTCGAGCTGGCTGAAAATGCGGGCACTGGCGCTGTGGCGGGTGACCTCGGCCTCGACGGCCTCATGGTTGGGCCCGACAACAACGCAGATGTCGGTGGCGCCGGAGCGGACCGCGGTACGCATCACATGGCCGACCATGGGCATGCCGCCAACCTGGTGCAGAACCTTGGGTGTCGCCGATCGCATGCGCGTGCCCTCGCCCGCAGCAAGAATGATCGACAGCAGTTCAGTCATGGAGTTTCTCCGGCACGTGCGTTTTGCGCACGCATTTTCACAAGATTATGGCACGCAACCGTTGGCGAACACATAACTGCCGCCGCATGGTTGATCCGGGCGCAAGATTTGATTCGATTGCGCGGTCAGGATAGTTGCATTGGCTAAAGCATCGGAACAATTCCGGCAATCGGACGTGACAACCTGGGGCATCGTGGCCTTGGTACTGTCGGGCATTGCCGTGATGGGGGCCAATGTTTCCGCCTTGATGCCGGCAGGCGTGCTGGCCGGGCTGCACAAGACCCGGATCGAGGGAGCCTCGATCGAGCAATTGCGGGCGCAGGTCAGCGAATTGCGGGAGGAACAGATCCGGCTCCGGCGCGAAACCAGCGTCCTCACCGCGCGGTTCTCGCTCGACGAGCAACGGGGCAACGAGATCACCCGCCGGGTTGGCGCATTGGAAGTCAGCCTGCCCAACCTGCTCGAAGCGCTGCCTGACAATGCCAATATCGACCGCAGCAACCTTACGGCCGCGATCGGCAAGGACCCCGCCCTGGTCTATGAAGCCGACGGCGGCTCCGTCGTTGTGCGCCATCAGCCGATGGCGGAAGCGCAACCGGCGCCGGCGGGCGAACAGCCCCTGCCCGAGCCGGTAACGGAGGTCGCGGCCATTCCAGTGCCGAACGAGGCCGTCTTCGGCGTAGCGCTTGGCCCTGCAGTGGCCTTCGAACAGGCGCCCGATGCGTGGCGCGACCTGACCATGAAGCTCGGACCGCTGCTGTTTGGAATGGCGCCGATGCTGGTGGACGAAGCCAACAGCGACAACAAGCGGCTTATCGTGGGGCCGATCAACCAGCTCTC comes from Devosia oryziradicis and encodes:
- the glmU gene encoding bifunctional UDP-N-acetylglucosamine diphosphorylase/glucosamine-1-phosphate N-acetyltransferase GlmU, with the translated sequence MTELLSIILAAGEGTRMRSATPKVLHQVGGMPMVGHVMRTAVRSGATDICVVVGPNHEAVEAEVTRHSASARIFSQLERLGTGHAVRQAREAFDGAQGNVVVLYADNPLVSSDTVAAIASRLNDGADIVVVGYRPADPTNLGRLLTQDGRLLAIREHRDATEEERKIGLANSGIIGFRAETLRSIIDRIGNKNAKGEYYLTDAVELANSDGRRVEFIEADAGEVMGVDDRTRLAAAEAQFQQLRRSDFMQAGVTLKDPGSVWFSYDTEIGRDVTIEPNVVFGPGVVIEEGAVIHAFSHIEGAHIGRNASVGPFARLRPEANLAEGVKVGNFVEIKKAEIGKGAKVSHLTYIGDASIGADVNIGAGVITVNYDGYNKHRTVVGDGAFIGSNAALVAPVNVGAGALVASGSVITEDVADDALALGRARQVVKPGRAKEIFAAAKAKKQAKKGN